In Cygnus atratus isolate AKBS03 ecotype Queensland, Australia chromosome 5, CAtr_DNAZoo_HiC_assembly, whole genome shotgun sequence, a single window of DNA contains:
- the CLEC14A gene encoding C-type lectin domain family 14 member A, with protein sequence MRRAGPCCLLLAAACALGRPQPPAAVRCQAAGACFSAHLANASYGEARSACGRRRGRLAWVAAGPALFWVGLKRNASACTDVGQPLRGFSWEDSTDGAAPREVPAALGRWVKEPVRSCVSARCAGLRLAAAATADPGWGWQEQNCQRQSQGYACRYEDEGACPDLRPTTALGLDYRLPFAERSAAPGFSPPGTVLSVACPGGEVRLSCQLEPGGFAWKGTDEPVCPCPFGYLRPGTGQCAPAAECRDASGALACDCAPGGRDGAPCAAPGAAPTAAGGSRLSAPGPGGSPGPPATPPAGREQPAAPPPSSTSSTSSSSSSNYVFILVTVAVVVLVILVMTVLGVFKLCFNKKPEAGGDKEPAAGGSKAEAGAAETREAAGGEYGRQGPSPAPLLPRSLSLPVGLCHTPPAGPASKITAHRQPQPAAGFPFPQKTSPGALLRAAEKWTLWTTPCLEI encoded by the exons ATGAGGCGGGCCgggccctgctgcctgctcctggccgCGGCCTGCGCCCTGGGGCGGCCTCAGCCGCCCGCCGCCGTGCGCTGCCAGGCGGCCGGCGCCTGCTTCAGCGCCCACCTCGCCAACGCCTCGTACGGCGAGGCCCGGAGCGCCTGCGGCCGCCGGCGGGGCCGCCTGGCCTGG gtggcggcggggcccgcGCTCTTCTGGGTCGGGCTGAAGAGGAACGCGTCCGCCTGCACCGACGTGGGGCAGCCGCTCCGCGGCTTCTCCTGGGAGGACTCCACCgacggggcggccccgcgggagGTGCCGGCGGCGCTCGGCCGGTGGGTGAAGGAGCCCGTGCGGAGCTGCGTCTCCGCCCGCTGCGCCGGGCTGCGCCTGGCGGCGGCCGCCACCGCCGACCCAGGCTGGGGATGGCAGGAGCAGAACTGCCAGCGGCAGAGCCAGGGCTACGCCTGCAGGTACGAGGACGAGGGCGCCTGCCCCGACCTCCGCCCCACCACCGCCCTCGGCCTCGACTACCGCCTGCCCTTCGCCGAGCGCAGCGCCGCCCCCGGCTTCAGCCCGCCGGGCACCGTGCTCTCCGTGGCGTGCCCCGGTGGCGAGGTGCGGCTCTCCTGCCAGCTCGAGCCGGGCGGCTTCGCCTGGAAGGGCACGGACGAGCCTGTCTGCCCCTGCCCCTTCGGCTACCTGCGGCCCGGCACCGGGCAGTGCGCCCCGGCCGCCGAGTGCCGCGATGCCAGCGGCGCCCTCGCCTGTGACTGCGCCCCGGGCGGGCGGGACGGGGCGCCCtgcgcggccccgggggcggcccccACAGCCGCGGGCGGCAGCCGCCTCTCCGCTCCgggccccggcggctccccggggccCCCCGCCACGCCGCCCGCCGGCCGGGAGCAGCCGGCGGCCCCTCCGCCTTCCTCCACCTCgtccacctcctcctcctcctcctccaactACGTCTTCATCCTGGTGACGGTGgcggtggtggtgctggtgatCCTGGTCATGACCGTCCTGGGGGTCTTCAAGCTGTGCTTCAACAAGAAGCCGGAGGCCGGCGGGGACAAggagccggcggcgggcggcagcaAGGCGGAGGCGGGCGCCGCGGAGACGCGAGAGGCAGCGGGCGGCGAGTACGGGCGGCAGGGACCGAGCCCTGCCCCGCTCTTACCCCGCTCCCTGTCGCTCCCTGTCGGTCTCTGCCACACGCCACCCGCGGGCCCGGCCTCCAAAATCACCGCTCACCGGCAGCCGCAGCCGGCTGCGGGTTTcccttttccccaaaaaactTCCCCGGGGGCCTTGCTGCGAGCAGCTGAGAAGTGGACGCTTTGGACCACTCCGTGCCTTGAGATTTAG